Proteins from one Rosa chinensis cultivar Old Blush chromosome 7, RchiOBHm-V2, whole genome shotgun sequence genomic window:
- the LOC112178363 gene encoding basic proline-rich protein-like: protein MASYPYYSPPPPLPPPPSPPPPSPLCNGTTTTLPPPRPPPQSPACNDTTPTILPPLPPPLAPPPSPSPPQVPPPSSYYFPPQPSPPPPSSPPLPPSYYSPPLLSPPPPACNDTTPTTLPPLPPPLAPPPPQLPLPPPPSSYYSPPQPSPLPPSSPPPPPSYYSPPLLSPPPPPPPPCNETTTTLPPPPPPPPSPECNDTTPTILPPLPPPLAPPQPPPQLPLRPPPSSYYSPPQPSPPPPSSPPLPPSYYSPPLLSPPPPACNDTTPTILPPLLPPLAPPPSPPPPPPPSSYYSPPQPSPLPPSSPPPPPSYYSPPLLSPPPPPPPCNETTTTLPPPPPPPPSPACNNTTPAILPPLSPPLAPPSSPPPPQLPLPPPPSSPPPPPSYYSPPPPSHPPPLPPPSPSPLPSPLSPPPKTPTLPPPSHPPSSISPPLHPPPSPSPLPPIVPPPSHPPPSLPPPPPPPPSPSHPTPSPSPPPPKTPTLPPPSHPSPSISPPLHPPPSPSPSPPTVFPPSHPPPSLPPPSPPPSPLPPVQTPPPVPPPSSPPPLVPPPSSPPPLVPPPSSPPRLVPPPSNPPPLLPPPSNPPPLLPPPLSPPPTPSPPPHPSPLVPPPSHPPLSPLSPSPSPPTPPPYTPPPSLPPPLKPSDSHRTVLLATFVSLGGLFFLAFLAIGLYCVHKKKKKLNVAYKVQGTPHAVEQGEVHTFQTIAPANQSAAVNIKDQSLNVKPQSYGEGSAEAEENDPEKLEFEEDDDESDQSKDSNKSSPRDDEESDQSQDSDKSSRRRKRGRTKKSEPKTDQSQDSEKSSRRRKRGSSGRTQKSEPKTGQSKDSDNSSRHRDRKGELESQEDNDKSNGSDKDSRRGDKRESRRHSRARENKDKVPSTSNRDTDDRKTS, encoded by the coding sequence ATGGCCAGTTATCCGTATTATTCCCCGCCACCACCTTTGCCACCAccgccatcaccaccaccaccttcaccactaTGTAACGGAACTACTACAACACTCCCACCTCCACGCCCACCACCACAATCACCAGCATGTAACGACACTACTCCAACTATATTACCACCTTTGCCGCCTCCACTAGCACCACCACCGTCACCGTCACCGCCACAAGTGCCACCACCTTCATCTTACTACTTCCCACCAcaaccttcaccaccaccaccatcatctcCACCATTACCTCCGTCATACTACTCCCCACCACTActttcaccaccaccacctgcaTGTAACGACACTACTCCAACTACATTACCACCTTTGCCGCCTCCACTAGCACCACCACCGCCACAATTGCCACTGCCACCTCCACCTTCATCTTACTACTCCCCACCACAACCTTCACCACTGCCACCATCatctccaccaccacctccgTCCTACTACTCTCCACCACTActttcaccaccaccaccaccaccaccaccatgtaACGAAACTACTACAACACTCCCACCTCcacccccaccaccaccatcaccagaATGTAACGACACTACTCCAACTATATTACCACCTTTGCCGCCTCCACTAGCACCACCACAGCCACCGCCACAATTGCCATTGCGGCCACCACCTTCATCTTACTACTCCCCACCAcaaccttcaccaccaccaccatcatctcCACCATTACCTCCGTCATACTACTCCCCACCACTActttcaccaccaccacctgcaTGTAACGACACTACTCCAACTATATTACCACCTTTGCTGCCTCCACTAGCACCACCACCgtcaccgccaccgccaccaccaccttcaTCTTACTACTCCCCACCACAACCTTCACCACTGCCACCATCatctccaccaccacctccgTCATACTACTCTCCACCACTACTTtcaccgccgccaccaccaccaccatgtaATGAAACTACTACAACACTCCCACCTCCACCCcctccaccaccatcaccagCATGCAACAACACTACTCCAGCTATATTACCACCTTTGTCGCCTCCACTAGCACCACCATCGTCACCACCACCGCCACAATTGCCActgccaccaccaccatcatctccaccacctcctcctTCATACTACTccccaccaccaccttcacacccaccaccactaccaccaccatcaccatcacctttaccatcaccattgtcaccaCCACCAAAAACACCTACACTACCGCCACCATCTCATCCACCATCTTCAATATCGCCACCATTACATccaccaccttcaccatcaCCTTTACCACCTATTGTACCGCCACCTTCACACCCACCACCTTCATtgccgccgccaccaccaccaccaccttcaccatcGCATCCCACACCttcaccatcaccaccaccacctaaAACACCTACACTACCGCCACCATCTCATCCATCACCTTCAATATCGCCACCATTACATccaccaccttcaccatcaCCTTCACCACCTACTGTGTTTCCACCTTCACACCCACCACCTTCATTACCGCCACCAAGTCCACCACCTTCACCTTTACCCCCCGTACAAACCCCACCTCCAGTGCCGCCACCATCAAGTCCACCACCTCTAGTGCCGCCACCATCAAGTCCACCACCTCTAGTGCCGCCACCATCAAGTCCACCACGTCTAGTGCCACCACCATCAAATCCCCCACCTTTATTGCCACCGCCATCAAATCCCCCACCTTTATTGCCACCGCCATTAAGTCCACCACCTACACCATCACCACCTCCTCATCCATCTCCTTTAGTTCCACCACCATCACATCCACCACTTTCACCAttatcaccatcaccatcaccacctACACCGCCACCATACACACCACCACCTTCTCTGCCACCACCACTGAAACCATCTGATAGCCATCGCACTGTTCTTCTTGCCACTTTTGTCTCTCTTGGTGGATTGTTCTTTCTTGCATTCCTTGCAATTGGTCTCTATTGCGtgcataagaagaagaaaaagttaaatGTAGCATACAAAGTTCAAGGTACTCCTCATGCAGTGGAGCAAGGAGAAGTTCACACCTTTCAGACCATCGCCCCAGCTAACCAAAGTGCAGCTGTCAATATAAAGGATCAAAGTCTGAATGTTAAGCCCCAATCTTATGGTGAAGGCAGTGCGGAAGCAGAAGAAAATGACCCTGAGAAGTTAGAAttcgaagaagatgatgatgaatcaGATCAATCTAAAGATTCAAATAAAAGTTCTCCTCGCGATGATGAAGAATCAGATCAATCTCAAGATTCCGATAAAAGTTCTCGTCGCCGGAAACGTGGTCGTACCAAAAAAAGCGAGCCTAAAACAGATCAATCTCAAGATTCTGAAAAAAGTTCTCGTCGCCGGAAACGTGGTTCCAGTGGTCGTACCCAAAAAAGCGAGCCTAAAACAGGTCAGTCTAAAGATTCAGATAACAGTTCTCGTCACCGTGATCGTAAAGGTGAACTGGAATCGCAAGAAGATAATGATAAATCAAATGGTTCAGATAAAGATTCTCGCCGTGGCGATAAACGTGAGTCTCGTCGTCATAGTCGTGCCcgagaaaacaaagacaaagtgCCTTCCACGTCCAACCGTGATACGGACGACCGCAAAACTTCATAA